The Paenibacillus sp. FSL R7-0204 genome includes a region encoding these proteins:
- a CDS encoding fibronectin type III domain-containing protein codes for MIDNVDFAANAMLSQHPMRALVIDASDNMFILAASVDLSEYAPTSFYYYRKFAGSSTWDKGLIDIPELNNLLSKPIEGLYPFVPSTGNLMLQYFDGTNNEAGYVHGKQTDYFTSSGLSSDASLTSVLGETLTAGAEAGTSTEPKKASISVASGVSMISAVDIDKHDAGATVTFYGKDSTFTTPAAGSVNLTSGSETDIYIKVVAADSMTLYYKVGINRMAAISDFASTAVTSKTASFSWTAASGATGIVVEQSPAGANTWTTATTSGAIAANAASVIVTGLSPSTAYDFRLVVTGGTNAGTSNVVTNVTTESAPSTALTDFAKTGTTSTTATFSWTAANGATGLTVEQSPAGENTWTTATTSGAIAANAASATVTGLSPSTAYDFRLVVTGGANTGTSNVVTNVTTESAPTTALSDFAKTGTTSTTASFSWTVASGATGIVVEQSPAGANTWTTATPSGAIAANAVSATVTGLSPSTAYDFRLVVTGGANTGTSNVVTNVTTESAPTTALSDFAKTGTTSTTASFSWTAASGATGVVIEQSPAGANNWTTATPSGAIAANAVSATVTGLSPSTAYDFRLVVTGGTNAGTSNVVTNVTTESAPTTALSDFAKTGTTSTTASFSWTAANGATGIVVEQSPAGANTWTTATPSGAIAANAASATVTGLSPSTAYDFRLVVTGGTNAGTSNVVTNVTTESAPTTALSDFAKTGTTSTTASFSWTAASGATGIVVEQSPAGGNTWTTATPSGAIAANAASATVTGLSPSTAYDFRLVVIGGTNAGTSNVVTNVTTESAPSTALTDFAKTGTTSTTASFSWTAANGATGLTVEQSPAGENTWTTATTSGAIEANAVSATVTGLSPSTAYDFRLVVIGGTNAGTSNVVTNVTTESAPSTALTDFAKTGTTSTTASFSWTAANGATGIVVEQSPAGANTWTTATPSGAIAANAASATVTGLSPSTAYDFRLVVTGGTNAGTSNVVTNVTTESAPTTALSDFAKTGTTSTTASFSWTAASGATGIVVEQSPAGGNTWTTATPSGAIAANAASATVTGLSPSTAYDFRLVVTGGTNAGPSNIVTNVTTDSAPSTALTDFAKTAATSTTASFSWTAASGATGITVEQSPAGANTWTTATTSGAIAANAASATVTGLSPSTAYDFRLVVIGGTNAGTSNVVTNVTTESAPSTALTDFAKTGTTSTTASFSWTAANGATGLSVEQSPAGANNWTTVTTSGAIAANAVSATVTGLSPSTAYDFRLVVIGGTNAGTSNVVTNVTTESAPSTALTDFAETGTTSTTATFSWTAANGATGLTVEQSPAGANNWTTATTSGAIAANAVSATVTGLSPSTAYDFRLVVIGGTNAGTSNVVTNVTTESAPTAALTDFAKTATTSTTASFSWTAASGANGIIVEQSPAGANAWTTATTSGAIATNATSATVTGLSPSTGYDFRLVVTGGTNSGPSNIVSNVTTDSAFSGVTTEPVYSGSGNVTPPSGSTGVDILVNGKVETAGTATTSQRNSQTVTTISVDQNKLDNKLATEGYGAVVTLPVNAKSDIIIGELNGQMIKNLENYRATLEIRTARATYTLPAQQINIDALSARMGKELKLQDIKVRIEIATPTTDSIETVNRAAEKNAFTLVAPPTDFTISATYGSKTIDVSKFNAYVERTVALPSGMDPNKITTGVVVEPDGSVRHVPTKIIFENSMYSAQINSLTNSTYAVVWHPLEFSDVAKHWAKKAVNDMGSRMIVSGIGNEQFGPDQDITRAEFAAIIVRGLGLQLENGATSFSDVKTSDWYSGMINTAYAYHLLDGYPDGTFRPLEKITREEAMVILSKAMTLTGLKEKLPAQSLEATMLTFQDAAKVSQWAQSSVAQSVQAGIVSGRSATMLVPKANITRAEVATIIQKLLQKSELI; via the coding sequence ATGATTGATAATGTTGACTTTGCCGCAAATGCGATGCTATCCCAGCATCCTATGCGCGCTTTGGTGATTGATGCAAGCGACAATATGTTTATTCTTGCTGCATCCGTTGATTTAAGTGAGTATGCTCCTACTTCCTTTTACTATTACCGTAAATTCGCAGGAAGCAGTACCTGGGACAAAGGCTTGATCGATATTCCCGAATTAAATAACCTGCTTAGCAAGCCAATTGAGGGCCTCTATCCGTTTGTCCCTTCAACTGGAAATTTGATGCTGCAGTACTTTGACGGGACAAATAATGAAGCAGGGTATGTTCATGGCAAACAAACCGATTACTTCACTTCTTCCGGCTTGAGCAGCGATGCCAGTCTGACCAGCGTATTAGGGGAGACCCTAACGGCAGGTGCGGAAGCGGGGACAAGCACGGAGCCGAAGAAGGCAAGCATCAGTGTAGCAAGTGGAGTATCCATGATATCTGCCGTGGATATCGACAAACATGACGCAGGTGCAACGGTAACGTTCTATGGGAAGGACAGCACTTTCACGACGCCTGCCGCCGGCAGTGTGAACCTTACGTCCGGCTCCGAAACAGATATATACATCAAAGTGGTTGCAGCAGACAGCATGACTTTGTATTACAAGGTTGGAATCAACAGGATGGCAGCGATAAGTGATTTTGCCAGCACGGCGGTGACGAGCAAGACAGCGAGCTTTAGCTGGACCGCAGCAAGCGGAGCGACGGGAATTGTAGTTGAACAATCGCCAGCGGGAGCGAATACGTGGACGACAGCGACGACAAGCGGAGCCATTGCGGCGAATGCAGCGAGTGTGATAGTTACAGGGTTGAGCCCGTCAACGGCGTATGACTTCCGTCTGGTGGTAACGGGAGGCACGAATGCGGGTACCTCCAATGTCGTCACGAATGTGACGACGGAAAGTGCGCCAAGCACAGCGCTGACCGACTTCGCCAAGACAGGAACGACAAGCACGACAGCTACCTTCAGTTGGACCGCGGCAAACGGAGCGACTGGGCTTACCGTCGAGCAATCTCCGGCGGGGGAGAATACGTGGACGACAGCGACGACAAGCGGAGCCATTGCGGCGAATGCAGCGAGCGCAACAGTTACAGGGCTGAGCCCGTCAACGGCGTATGACTTCCGTCTGGTAGTAACGGGAGGAGCGAATACGGGTACGTCGAATGTCGTCACAAACGTGACAACGGAAAGCGCGCCAACGACGGCGCTGAGCGACTTCGCCAAGACAGGAACAACAAGTACGACAGCGAGCTTCAGTTGGACCGTAGCAAGCGGAGCGACGGGGATTGTCGTTGAGCAATCGCCAGCGGGAGCCAATACGTGGACGACTGCGACGCCAAGCGGAGCCATTGCGGCGAATGCAGTTAGCGCCACGGTCACGGGGTTGAGCCCGTCAACGGCGTATGACTTCCGTCTGGTAGTAACGGGAGGAGCGAATACGGGTACGTCGAATGTCGTCACAAACGTGACAACGGAAAGCGCGCCAACGACGGCGCTGAGCGACTTCGCCAAGACAGGAACAACAAGTACGACAGCGAGCTTCAGTTGGACCGCAGCAAGCGGAGCGACGGGAGTTGTGATTGAACAATCGCCAGCGGGAGCGAATAATTGGACGACAGCGACGCCAAGCGGAGCCATTGCGGCGAATGCAGTTAGCGCCACGGTCACGGGGTTGAGCCCGTCAACGGCGTATGACTTCCGCCTCGTAGTAACAGGAGGTACGAATGCGGGTACGTCGAATGTCGTCACAAACGTGACAACGGAAAGCGCGCCAACGACGGCGCTGAGCGACTTCGCCAAGACAGGAACGACAAGTACGACAGCGAGTTTTAGCTGGACCGCAGCAAACGGAGCGACGGGAATTGTCGTTGAACAATCGCCAGCGGGAGCCAATACGTGGACGACGGCGACGCCAAGCGGAGCCATAGCGGCGAATGCAGCGAGCGCAACGGTCACGGGGTTGAGCCCGTCAACGGCGTATGACTTCCGCCTCGTAGTAACAGGAGGTACGAATGCGGGTACGTCGAATGTCGTCACAAACGTGACAACGGAAAGCGCGCCAACGACGGCGCTGAGCGACTTCGCCAAGACAGGAACGACAAGTACGACAGCGAGTTTTAGCTGGACCGCAGCAAGCGGAGCGACGGGGATTGTCGTTGAGCAATCGCCAGCGGGAGGGAACACGTGGACAACGGCGACGCCAAGCGGAGCCATAGCGGCGAATGCAGCGAGCGCAACAGTTACAGGGCTGAGCCCGTCAACGGCGTATGACTTCCGTCTCGTGGTAATAGGCGGGACGAATGCGGGTACGTCTAATGTCGTCACGAATGTGACGACCGAGAGTGCGCCAAGCACAGCGCTGACCGACTTCGCCAAGACAGGAACGACAAGTACGACAGCGAGCTTCAGTTGGACCGCGGCAAACGGAGCGACTGGGCTTACCGTCGAGCAATCTCCGGCGGGGGAGAATACGTGGACGACAGCGACGACAAGCGGAGCCATTGAGGCGAATGCAGTTAGCGCCACGGTCACGGGGTTGAGCCCATCGACGGCGTATGACTTCCGCTTAGTGGTAATAGGCGGGACGAATGCGGGTACGTCGAATGTCGTCACGAACGTGACGACCGAGAGTGCGCCAAGCACAGCGCTGACCGACTTCGCCAAGACAGGAACGACAAGTACGACAGCGAGTTTTAGCTGGACCGCAGCAAACGGAGCGACGGGAATTGTCGTTGAACAATCGCCAGCGGGAGCCAATACGTGGACGACGGCGACGCCAAGCGGAGCCATAGCGGCGAATGCAGCGAGCGCAACGGTCACGGGGTTGAGCCCGTCAACGGCGTATGACTTCCGCCTCGTAGTAACAGGAGGTACGAATGCGGGTACGTCGAATGTCGTCACAAACGTGACAACGGAAAGCGCGCCAACGACGGCGCTGAGCGACTTCGCCAAGACAGGAACGACAAGTACGACAGCGAGTTTTAGCTGGACCGCAGCAAGCGGAGCGACGGGGATTGTCGTTGAGCAATCGCCAGCGGGAGGGAACACGTGGACAACGGCGACGCCAAGCGGAGCCATAGCGGCGAATGCAGCGAGCGCAACAGTTACAGGGCTGAGCCCGTCAACGGCGTATGACTTCCGTCTCGTGGTAACGGGAGGGACGAACGCTGGCCCATCTAATATCGTCACAAACGTGACGACCGACAGCGCGCCAAGCACGGCACTGACGGACTTTGCGAAGACAGCGGCGACAAGCACAACGGCGAGCTTTAGCTGGACCGCAGCAAGCGGAGCAACCGGGATTACCGTCGAGCAATCGCCAGCGGGAGCGAATACGTGGACGACAGCGACGACAAGCGGAGCCATAGCGGCGAATGCAGCGAGTGCCACGGTCACGGGATTGAGCCCGTCAACGGCGTATGACTTCCGCTTAGTGGTAATAGGCGGGACGAATGCGGGTACGTCTAATGTCGTCACGAATGTGACGACCGAGAGTGCGCCAAGCACAGCGCTGACCGACTTCGCCAAGACAGGAACGACAAGTACGACAGCGAGCTTCAGTTGGACCGCGGCAAACGGAGCGACTGGGCTCAGCGTCGAGCAATCTCCGGCGGGGGCGAATAATTGGACGACAGTGACGACAAGCGGAGCCATTGCGGCGAATGCAGTTAGCGCCACGGTCACGGGGTTGAGCCCATCGACGGCGTATGACTTCCGCTTAGTGGTAATAGGCGGCACGAATGCGGGTACGTCGAATGTCGTCACGAACGTGACGACCGAGAGTGCGCCAAGCACAGCGCTGACCGACTTCGCCGAGACAGGAACGACAAGCACGACAGCTACCTTCAGTTGGACCGCGGCAAACGGAGCGACTGGGCTTACCGTCGAGCAATCTCCGGCGGGGGCGAATAATTGGACGACAGCGACGACAAGCGGAGCCATTGCGGCGAATGCAGTTAGCGCCACGGTCACGGGATTGAGCCCGTCAACGGCGTATGACTTCCGCTTAGTGGTAATAGGCGGGACGAACGCGGGTACGTCTAATGTCGTCACGAACGTGACGACCGAAAGCGCGCCAACCGCAGCGCTGACCGACTTCGCGAAGACTGCGACGACAAGTACGACAGCGAGCTTTAGCTGGACCGCAGCAAGCGGAGCGAACGGGATCATCGTTGAGCAATCGCCAGCGGGGGCGAATGCGTGGACGACGGCGACGACAAGCGGAGCCATTGCGACGAATGCAACGAGTGCCACGGTCACTGGATTGAGCCCGTCGACGGGGTATGACTTCCGGCTGGTGGTAACTGGAGGGACGAACTCTGGCCCATCCAATATTGTCTCGAACGTGACAACTGATTCGGCATTCAGCGGTGTGACGACCGAACCGGTATACAGCGGCTCCGGAAATGTTACTCCACCGAGCGGTAGTACCGGTGTGGACATTTTGGTCAACGGAAAAGTGGAGACCGCGGGAACAGCCACGACATCGCAACGCAACAGCCAAACCGTCACCACGATCTCTGTCGACCAGAACAAGTTGGATAATAAGCTCGCAACGGAGGGCTATGGCGCGGTAGTGACCTTGCCGGTTAATGCCAAGTCCGATATCATAATCGGTGAATTGAACGGCCAGATGATTAAAAATCTGGAGAATTATCGGGCAACGCTGGAGATTAGAACAGCAAGAGCGACATATACGTTGCCAGCTCAACAAATCAATATTGATGCTCTATCCGCCCGTATGGGCAAAGAGTTGAAGCTGCAAGACATCAAAGTTCGCATCGAAATTGCTACGCCGACTACGGATAGCATAGAAACGGTAAACCGTGCCGCAGAGAAAAACGCGTTCACGCTAGTCGCGCCACCGACGGATTTTACGATCAGTGCAACGTATGGCAGTAAGACCATTGATGTATCGAAATTCAATGCATATGTTGAAAGAACCGTTGCCCTTCCGAGCGGTATGGACCCGAACAAAATTACAACGGGCGTGGTGGTAGAGCCGGATGGATCGGTAAGACATGTGCCGACAAAAATTATTTTCGAAAATAGCATGTACTCCGCCCAAATTAACAGCTTGACGAATAGTACTTATGCTGTTGTCTGGCATCCGCTGGAATTCAGTGATGTTGCGAAGCACTGGGCGAAAAAAGCCGTGAACGACATGGGTTCCCGAATGATTGTCAGCGGTATCGGGAATGAGCAGTTCGGTCCTGATCAGGACATTACGCGCGCCGAATTTGCAGCCATCATCGTCCGGGGACTAGGACTCCAACTTGAGAACGGGGCTACATCCTTCTCGGACGTTAAGACTTCGGATTGGTATAGCGGCATGATTAATACGGCATATGCCTATCATCTGCTTGACGGCTATCCAGACGGAACTTTCCGTCCGCTGGAGAAGATCACGCGTGAAGAGGCGATGGTGATTCTCTCTAAGGCGATGACCCTGACCGGGTTGAAGGAGAAGCTGCCTGCACAATCATTAGAGGCTACGATGCTTACATTCCAGGATGCGGCAAAAGTCTCTCAGTGGGCGCAAAGCAGCGTTGCGCAAAGTGTGCAGGCAGGCATCGTATCCGGCAGAAGTGCTACAATGCTTGTTCCGAAGGCGAATATTACAAGAGCTGAAGTGGCCACGATCATCCAGAAGCTTCTACAAAAATCGGAATTGATCTAA
- a CDS encoding type 1 glutamine amidotransferase: MRIHCLQHVPFEEAEEIAGWAEVKGHELTTTRLYENQALPAIRDFDMLVVMGGPMGVYDEALYSWMTAEKSFIKDAIHSHKLTLGICLGAQLIAEQIGGEVYPNKWKEIGWFPVRLTGDAQTSAFFKGFPEQWVPFHWHGDTFSLPAGARRLASSLGCAHQCFEYEDYVVGLQFHLEVNESSIRKIITNCAGELEPGEYIQAPSEMTDQAERITAAGTLLFMLLDAMEEKHLSRTS, from the coding sequence ATGAGAATTCATTGCTTGCAGCATGTTCCGTTTGAAGAGGCAGAGGAAATTGCAGGTTGGGCAGAGGTCAAGGGGCATGAGCTAACAACAACACGGCTGTATGAGAATCAGGCTCTGCCTGCCATAAGGGATTTCGATATGCTCGTGGTGATGGGCGGCCCCATGGGCGTGTATGATGAAGCACTATACTCTTGGATGACGGCAGAGAAATCCTTCATTAAAGACGCGATCCACTCGCACAAGCTGACGCTGGGTATCTGTCTGGGGGCCCAGCTTATTGCTGAACAAATCGGCGGTGAGGTCTACCCTAACAAGTGGAAGGAGATCGGCTGGTTCCCTGTCAGGTTGACGGGAGATGCGCAGACCTCGGCTTTTTTCAAAGGATTCCCGGAGCAATGGGTGCCGTTTCACTGGCATGGAGATACCTTCAGCCTGCCTGCCGGAGCGAGGAGGCTTGCTTCCAGCCTGGGCTGTGCCCATCAGTGTTTTGAATATGAGGATTATGTAGTCGGCCTGCAGTTCCATCTGGAGGTCAATGAATCCAGCATCCGCAAAATCATTACCAATTGTGCCGGAGAGCTGGAGCCTGGTGAGTATATTCAAGCACCGTCCGAAATGACAGATCAGGCGGAGCGAATTACAGCGGCGGGTACCCTGCTATTCATGCTGCTGGATGCGATGGAAGAGAAGCATTTGTCCAGAACTTCTTAA
- a CDS encoding HAMP domain-containing sensor histidine kinase — translation MKKSWQLNMASESKRAASEQLLITNNIYENLDSIRARGVSLTPALLLSVAKSYGEHYRKQGIRLELREDEKLLYPGEGGDSPAREEHVMTLAMPLPAPYQHLELVYKRDISGLYAQKQELNRFFVMINWIVGPLLVVLLYLLIRHLTKPLKLLSETTKTIAEGDYSNRVELNSRDEFGELAVNFNRMASVIEQRITDLAGMAEDKQRMVDNLAHELRTPLTSMQGFAELLTMANIDQEDQVKAGRYILSETVRLKNLAFKLLDLSVLRHQPLVLAKVDVVSLFDTVAQTEQQRVTDNGLLLEMNSSIPSVWGDADLLAALLVNLIENAIPVSPPGQTIRMLAYQQDGEGVLEVQDSGSGMTEEQSRRAFEPFYRADPARSRAYGHAGLGLSLCRQIAEAHQARIELLSAPGEGTRIRLFLSSTL, via the coding sequence ATGAAAAAAAGCTGGCAGCTGAACATGGCCAGTGAGAGCAAACGCGCGGCCAGTGAACAACTGCTAATTACGAATAATATCTATGAGAATCTGGATTCCATTCGGGCAAGAGGCGTCTCTCTTACCCCGGCACTACTGCTTAGTGTGGCCAAGTCCTATGGAGAGCATTACCGCAAGCAGGGCATCCGTCTGGAGCTGCGGGAGGATGAAAAGCTTCTCTACCCCGGTGAGGGTGGAGATAGTCCTGCAAGGGAAGAGCATGTTATGACCTTAGCGATGCCGCTGCCAGCTCCATACCAGCATCTGGAGCTGGTGTACAAGCGCGATATTAGTGGGCTGTATGCCCAGAAGCAGGAGCTGAACCGTTTTTTCGTGATGATTAACTGGATTGTCGGCCCGCTCCTGGTGGTGCTGCTCTATCTGCTGATCCGGCACCTGACTAAGCCGCTCAAGCTGTTGTCGGAGACAACGAAGACGATTGCCGAAGGTGACTATTCCAATCGTGTGGAGCTGAACAGCAGGGATGAATTTGGGGAACTGGCCGTAAACTTCAACCGGATGGCTTCAGTGATCGAGCAACGGATCACCGATCTCGCAGGCATGGCTGAGGATAAGCAGCGGATGGTCGATAATCTGGCTCATGAGCTGCGGACACCGCTGACCAGTATGCAAGGATTCGCGGAGCTGCTGACCATGGCTAACATAGATCAGGAGGATCAGGTCAAGGCGGGCCGATATATTCTCAGTGAGACGGTGAGGCTGAAGAATCTGGCTTTTAAACTACTGGATCTGTCCGTTCTGCGGCATCAGCCGCTGGTGTTGGCAAAGGTAGACGTAGTTTCGCTATTCGACACTGTGGCCCAGACCGAGCAGCAGAGGGTGACAGATAACGGATTACTGCTGGAGATGAATAGCTCGATTCCTTCCGTATGGGGAGATGCTGATCTTCTGGCAGCTTTACTGGTGAATCTGATCGAGAATGCGATTCCGGTGTCCCCGCCAGGGCAGACGATCCGTATGCTGGCCTATCAGCAGGACGGAGAAGGGGTTCTTGAAGTACAGGACAGCGGGAGTGGAATGACAGAAGAGCAGAGCAGGCGGGCATTTGAGCCGTTCTACCGTGCAGATCCGGCGCGATCGCGGGCCTATGGCCATGCAGGTCTGGGTCTGTCTCTATGCCGCCAGATTGCTGAAGCGCATCAGGCCAGAATTGAGCTGCTATCTGCTCCTGGGGAGGGAACGCGCATCCGCCTTTTTTTAAGCTCCACTCTGTGA
- a CDS encoding alpha/beta hydrolase, producing MNPKYSYDIHLPDKLEQGKKYPVIFTFHGKGSNERNMFGLVAPLAEEFIIIGVRGNLPLGTGYQYYDLKSLGNPIREMFDQAVSDLEAFIYYATQRYPVDPDKRYLLGFSQGAILSMTLALTIGEQIRGIVALNGYIPEFVKMEYSLRSLKNVSIFASHGEYDSVFPVRIGHETAAYLEGQTERLTFRLYPSDHGVTEENQRDFLQWLKQDAGLTINKE from the coding sequence ATGAATCCTAAGTATTCATATGATATTCATTTACCGGATAAGCTGGAGCAGGGCAAAAAATACCCGGTGATCTTTACTTTTCACGGCAAAGGCTCTAATGAACGCAATATGTTCGGTCTGGTGGCGCCGCTGGCTGAGGAGTTCATTATTATCGGGGTTCGCGGGAATTTGCCGCTGGGTACGGGGTATCAATATTATGATTTGAAAAGCCTGGGCAACCCCATCCGCGAGATGTTTGATCAAGCTGTCAGCGATCTTGAGGCCTTCATTTATTATGCAACGCAGCGGTATCCGGTCGATCCGGACAAACGTTATTTGCTCGGCTTCAGCCAAGGGGCCATTCTGTCCATGACGCTTGCGCTTACGATAGGGGAGCAGATAAGGGGGATTGTCGCGCTGAATGGATATATTCCTGAATTTGTGAAAATGGAGTATAGCCTCCGTAGCCTTAAGAACGTGTCTATTTTCGCTTCCCATGGTGAATACGATTCGGTGTTCCCGGTGCGCATTGGACATGAGACTGCCGCCTATCTGGAAGGGCAAACCGAACGGTTGACCTTCAGACTATATCCATCCGACCATGGCGTAACTGAAGAGAACCAGCGTGATTTCTTGCAATGGCTCAAGCAGGATGCCGGATTAACCATTAATAAGGAGTGA
- a CDS encoding dioxygenase family protein, which produces MMPSYFFAHGAPSIVLEDNAYTKLLKEFKDQMPKPKAIVLFSAHWEETVQSVGAAATYDTIYDFGGFQDELYQMTYPAHGDPALVEQIQQLLTAGGVKNVRDEQRGLDHGAWAVLKLLYPEADIPVVAMSVNRDLPNAQQYEIGKALAALREQDVLIIASGGTVHNLRRLNWNSDEVNGWAEQFDHWIQEKVEAWDTEALFQYDELAPYAEMAVPTSEHFIPLFIAMGAGDPGRNAQLLHRSYQYGNLSLSCWQFN; this is translated from the coding sequence ATGATGCCTTCCTATTTTTTTGCACACGGAGCTCCATCTATTGTTCTTGAAGATAATGCCTACACCAAGCTGTTAAAAGAGTTCAAGGACCAGATGCCCAAACCGAAAGCTATCGTTCTCTTCTCGGCGCATTGGGAGGAAACCGTGCAGTCAGTGGGCGCGGCGGCAACGTATGATACCATTTATGACTTTGGCGGATTCCAGGACGAGCTGTACCAGATGACGTATCCCGCACATGGCGATCCGGCTCTCGTGGAGCAGATTCAGCAGCTTTTGACCGCGGGTGGTGTGAAGAATGTCAGGGATGAACAAAGAGGACTCGATCACGGTGCATGGGCAGTGCTGAAGCTGCTCTATCCGGAGGCGGATATTCCGGTTGTGGCGATGTCTGTGAATCGTGATCTGCCTAATGCGCAGCAGTATGAGATCGGCAAGGCGCTGGCGGCGCTGCGTGAACAGGATGTGCTTATCATCGCCAGCGGGGGAACCGTTCATAATCTGCGGAGGTTGAACTGGAATTCGGATGAGGTCAACGGTTGGGCTGAACAGTTCGATCACTGGATTCAGGAGAAGGTGGAAGCATGGGATACAGAAGCGCTGTTCCAATATGATGAGCTTGCTCCCTATGCAGAGATGGCGGTCCCAACGAGTGAGCACTTTATTCCGCTGTTCATCGCTATGGGAGCCGGAGACCCGGGGCGTAATGCGCAGCTGCTTCACCGGAGTTATCAGTATGGTAATCTAAGCTTGAGCTGCTGGCAGTTTAATTAA
- a CDS encoding response regulator transcription factor, with translation MAHILVVEDEQAINDLITMNLKLVGHTYSKAYSGSEVADMLEKERADLLLLDVMLPGLDGFGVMEQIAPLRIPVILITARGALSDRIRGFELGADDYIIKPFEILELLARINVVLRRNEQAASAYVCDGVEVRFTERQVWVDQLLVDLTAREFELLEVLIRNRNIALSREKLLELAWGYDYAGDTRTVDVHIRQLRKKLGWEERIKTVFKLGYRLEVQV, from the coding sequence ATGGCTCATATACTTGTTGTTGAGGATGAACAGGCGATTAATGATTTAATAACGATGAACCTTAAGCTGGTAGGACACACGTATTCCAAAGCCTATAGCGGCTCGGAGGTAGCGGACATGCTGGAGAAGGAACGTGCGGATCTGCTCTTGCTGGATGTCATGCTTCCCGGTCTGGACGGGTTCGGGGTGATGGAGCAGATTGCACCACTGCGGATTCCGGTGATTCTGATTACGGCCCGGGGTGCACTCTCTGACCGGATCAGGGGTTTCGAGCTGGGTGCAGATGATTATATTATTAAGCCTTTTGAGATTCTGGAGCTGCTGGCCCGGATTAATGTCGTGCTGCGGAGGAATGAACAGGCTGCCTCTGCTTATGTATGCGATGGGGTTGAAGTCCGGTTCACGGAGCGTCAGGTGTGGGTGGATCAGCTGCTGGTGGATCTGACGGCCAGAGAATTCGAGCTGCTTGAAGTGCTGATCCGTAACCGGAATATTGCTCTTTCCAGAGAGAAGCTGCTGGAGTTGGCATGGGGTTATGATTATGCGGGTGATACCCGTACTGTGGATGTACATATCCGGCAGCTGCGCAAAAAGCTGGGCTGGGAAGAACGGATCAAAACCGTGTTCAAGCTGGGCTACCGGCTGGAAGTTCAGGTCTAG
- a CDS encoding helix-turn-helix domain-containing protein produces MDIGATIRAIRKRKNITIAQICDTTGLSQGFMSQVETNKTSPSISTLENIAQALKVPLAYLLLKKEERMQIVRKDERRITTSGAAELKVEHLSSTQNVRMSIVEFPPGAMIGDAPHAHEGQEVHVVIKGTIYAEQGEDGAEFTEGDSFSWNACTPHSVKNTGEDTAIVLISIYTESENGQDVL; encoded by the coding sequence ATGGATATCGGTGCTACAATACGGGCAATCCGCAAGCGGAAAAATATCACCATCGCGCAAATCTGCGACACTACCGGCCTCTCCCAAGGCTTCATGAGCCAGGTCGAAACCAATAAGACATCACCTTCCATCTCTACACTTGAGAATATCGCCCAGGCTCTGAAGGTTCCTCTTGCTTATTTGCTGCTCAAAAAAGAAGAACGCATGCAGATTGTCCGCAAGGATGAACGGAGAATCACCACCAGCGGCGCAGCCGAGCTAAAGGTCGAACACCTCAGCTCCACCCAAAACGTCCGGATGTCAATCGTCGAGTTCCCTCCCGGTGCCATGATTGGGGATGCCCCCCATGCGCATGAAGGACAGGAGGTCCATGTTGTCATTAAAGGAACCATCTATGCGGAGCAAGGGGAAGATGGAGCTGAATTTACTGAGGGTGATTCCTTTAGCTGGAATGCCTGCACCCCCCATTCCGTCAAAAATACGGGAGAGGACACTGCGATTGTGCTAATCTCCATCTACACTGAAAGCGAAAACGGACAGGATGTCCTCTGA